CAGTCGTTCATCGACCACCTTGGCGCCAACCCCGACGCGATCACATTTCCCGAGCCGCAAGAGCATGGTAAAGGCCCGTTCGGCCTTACCTGGGAGTCGGTGCGCGAAGGCTTCTACCATGACTGCCCGGAAGCGTTGGCACGTCGAGCATTCGAGGAACTGAGGTACCAATCATTCACCGTCTTCACCGAGCGGTGTCCGATCAGCCGCTGGCCCGATACGCCGTCGACTTACGTGCTCATGCGGGACGACCGCGCGGTGGGGGAGTCGTGGGCCCGGCGCAATGCGGTCGCCAGGATCGGGGCACAGGTCGTCGAATTGGACGGCGGCCACTCGCCCTTCTTTGCCCGCCCTGGCGAGGTGAGTGCGGTGCTCCTGGGTTTAGGGGATCGCAGAGGCGCTGCACGCCATACCGTTGACGCTGATGACCGCGAAGATGCCCAATGGTCAGGCTGTCAAGGCAATCCAGACTGACGGCGAAGCTTGCCGACTCAGCCCCCTAAGGCCGTGTCAGCATCTCGCTGAGCTGCTGGGCCAGTTCCGACTTCTTGAGCTTTCCCGTCGCGGTGAACGGCAGGTCCTGCTTTGCGGTGACCCAGACGAATTTCGGTACCTTGTACGCCGATAGCCTCGCACGCAACTGCGCGCGCAAGGACTCGCCGTCGAGCACCGATTCGCCGCGCGGCACCACCGCCGCGGCGACCACCGTTCCGCCATCGGTCTCGGCGCCGACCACGTACGCCTCGAGCACGCCGTCGCAATCGGTCAGCGCCGATTCCACTTCGCTGGGTGTGACGTTGGTGCCGCCGCCCGTCTTGATCAGCTCGCCTAACCGCCCCGTGAATTTGATCCAACCGTCGTCGTACCCGATGCCGCAGTCGCCCGTGCGGTAGTAGCCGTCCGCGGTGAACACCTCCTCACGCTCACGCTTGTGCAGGCGTTGCATCAACGAGTATCCGCGAACCCAGATTTCGCCTGGCGTGCCCACGGGCACCGGCTGGCCTGTACCGGGGTCGACCAGCAGATGGTGCAGCCCTTCGATTGGCAGACCGCCGGTTTCGGACCGATCGGGCGGCTGCGGCAGATACGGGTCGACCCCGATGTGATTGCCACACAGTTCCGTCATCCCCAGGCCACTCGAGCCCTTGGGCTGACGCTGGGGCGGCACCATCGCGGGCATGCTGGTGCGTTGCACAGAGCTCAGGTCGCGTACGGGAAACTCGGGATGCTCGGCCAGCGTCTTGCCCTGCTGCGGCCAGCCCAGCGTGATCGTCGCGCGGTGGCGCTCTATCAATTCCAGCGCTTCTGCTGCGTCGAACGCGGGTTGGGTGACTAGTGTCGCGCCGTGGTGGATCACCGCGAGTAGCCCTGTGATCAGTCCTCCCACCCAGAAGAAGGGCATGGCTGTGAACATCACGTCATCGTGGGTGACGCCGTACATGAACGTGAGATTGTAGGTGTGCCGCACGAGTGTGCCCTGGCTGTGCACGGGCCCCTTTGGGTCGCCGGTACTGCCCGAGGTGTAAATGATGGTCACGTCATCGGCTGGTGTCACACACAATTCCACGTCGACCAGGAAGTCGGCGTCGTCGGCCGACATCTCGCGATCACCGTCGATCGCGGTCATCCACGGCTGATCGGATGCTCCCCACACCGCAATGGTCCGCAGGAACGGTGCTTTTCGTACCGCGATATGGCCGGGCTCGCGCTGATCGGCCAGCCCTGGCAGCGCTTCCTGCAGTCGGTCCACAAAGTCGTGGTTGCGAAACTGCGACGATGCGAAGATCGCGCGCAGATCCGCATGGCGTGCGGTCCAGGCGAGTTCGGACGCCTTGTAGAACGTATTGAGCGGCACCGCGACTGCGCCGATGCGTGTGGCGGCAAACCAGGCTAACGCCCAGTCGATGCTATTCGGTATCAAGATTCCGACGTGGTCCCCCTTGCCTATCCCCTCGGACAACAGGGCGACCGCCAGCGCAGCTGAACGGCGGTCAAGGTCGCGATAGGTCAATTCCTGCCCACCCACGATGAGGAACGGCTTGTCCCCGAAGCGTGCCGCGCAGGACCTCACCAGAGCAGGAATCGTGGGCACGATGTTCGGGAAGGGCATGACCGCAGGATAGTAGGATTTACGCGAAACGAGAACATAGGTTCTCATTTGGCTTCCGCTTACAATTCGGCCATGGCTACCGAATCGGAGCGTTGGGCCGGCCTCGATCGATTGGACCGGCTGGAATCGAGCGTCGCGATCAGTCAGTTGCCCAGCCGGTACGCCATGGCCCTCGACGCGCGCGATCTCGGCGAGCTGGTGGCGCTGTTCGTCGACGATGTCGATGCGGGCGCCGAGGGTCGCGGCAGGGATGCCTTGAGGCGCTGGTATGACCGGGTGCTGCGGCGTTTTTACCGCAGCATTCACTTGATCTGCGGCCATCAATTCGATTTCGTCGACGCTGACCACGCCATCGGCTCTGTGTATTGCCGCGCCGAACACGAGGACGGCGACGGGTGGTTCGTGATCACGATGCTCTATGACGACGTGTACGAGCGTCGCGACGGCCAGTGGTATTTCGTCAAGCGTCGGGAGCATCCTTGGTACTCAGTCGATGTGACCGAGCGTCCCGGTCCGGAGTTCATGCGCTGGCCGGCAGACATCACGTTGCGCGCGGCCATGCCCCATCGCATGCCGACCTGGCGGTCCTTCTGGGCCGACGGAGACGCTGCGCTTCCCGGGCATCTGTCAGCGCGCCCATAGCATCCGACCGGGTTGCGCGCACGTCGGCGCGGTTTACAAAACCCGCCGAAACTGACATTCTCGTTTGATGTAAGCAGGCGTTTCCGCCGTTGCTAACCTGTTAGTGCGCTCGCACCCATACCACTGCGATCAATGGAGGCCACCATTTCCGTCGACAAAGTGCTCAATGGTGTTCGCGTGCTGGAGGTCGCCGCATGGACCTTCGTCCCCTCGGCCGGCGCCGTGCTGGCGGAGTGGGGCGCCGAGGTGATCAAAGTCGAGCCGCGCGAGGGCGGTGACCCGCAGCGTGGCCTCGTCACGATGGGCATCGTGGACGAGGGCGGTGGCACGGTCAACTACATGATTGAGATCCCGAATCGGGGGAAGAAATCGATTGGCGTCGATCTGAGCACTCCCGTCGGGCAGGATGTCATCCGTAAGCTCGCGGCCACATGCGACGTATTCCTCACCAGTTATCTGCCGAGCCGCCGCAAGAAGATGGGCATCGACGTCGATGACATCAGAGCCGCGAATCCCGGCATCGTGTATGTGCGCGGGTCGGGCCACGGCCCGAAGGGCCCCGATTCGGACAAACCGGGCTATGACGGCGTCTCTTATTGGGCTCGCGGCGGCATCGCCACCATGCTCACCGAAGGCGCAGACGAGTTGGTGCGGTCGCGTCCGGCGTTCGGAGATCTGCTCGGAGGCATGGCAATTGCGGGCGGGATCGCGGCCGCGCTGTACAAGAAGGCGACCACCGGCCACGGGTCGGTTGTCGATGTCTCCTTGCTCGGGCTCGCGGCGTGGAACCTCAGTCCGGATGTCGCAGTGAGCCAGATCCACGGGGGTAGCTCGATCCCGAACTACAGCCACGCCGACGCGCCCAATCCATTGGTGGGGACCTACCGCACCAAGGACGACCGCTCCATCCAACTGATGATGCTGCAACTCGACAAGTTCTACGCGGAAGCGATGCGCGCCATCGGCCTCCCGGAATTGATCGATGACGAGCGATTCGCCGATCCGGCATCGCGATTCGACAATCGGACGGAACTCATCGCACTCATGGACGAGGTGTTCGCACGACGCACACTCGCCGAATGGCGCGAACAGTTGTCCGGAATATCCGGCGCAT
The sequence above is drawn from the Mycobacterium marseillense genome and encodes:
- a CDS encoding alpha/beta hydrolase; its protein translation is MTVFALLHGGLLYGSCWDAVRRELRRRDHRAIAPDLPVDDDSAGALKWAQVAIDAIEREVDGAPEDVVVVAHSISALCAPVVATLYPVRHMVFVGGLLPVPGQSFIDHLGANPDAITFPEPQEHGKGPFGLTWESVREGFYHDCPEALARRAFEELRYQSFTVFTERCPISRWPDTPSTYVLMRDDRAVGESWARRNAVARIGAQVVELDGGHSPFFARPGEVSAVLLGLGDRRGAARHTVDADDREDAQWSGCQGNPD
- a CDS encoding class I adenylate-forming enzyme family protein; the protein is MPFPNIVPTIPALVRSCAARFGDKPFLIVGGQELTYRDLDRRSAALAVALLSEGIGKGDHVGILIPNSIDWALAWFAATRIGAVAVPLNTFYKASELAWTARHADLRAIFASSQFRNHDFVDRLQEALPGLADQREPGHIAVRKAPFLRTIAVWGASDQPWMTAIDGDREMSADDADFLVDVELCVTPADDVTIIYTSGSTGDPKGPVHSQGTLVRHTYNLTFMYGVTHDDVMFTAMPFFWVGGLITGLLAVIHHGATLVTQPAFDAAEALELIERHRATITLGWPQQGKTLAEHPEFPVRDLSSVQRTSMPAMVPPQRQPKGSSGLGMTELCGNHIGVDPYLPQPPDRSETGGLPIEGLHHLLVDPGTGQPVPVGTPGEIWVRGYSLMQRLHKREREEVFTADGYYRTGDCGIGYDDGWIKFTGRLGELIKTGGGTNVTPSEVESALTDCDGVLEAYVVGAETDGGTVVAAAVVPRGESVLDGESLRAQLRARLSAYKVPKFVWVTAKQDLPFTATGKLKKSELAQQLSEMLTRP
- a CDS encoding nuclear transport factor 2 family protein; this encodes MALDARDLGELVALFVDDVDAGAEGRGRDALRRWYDRVLRRFYRSIHLICGHQFDFVDADHAIGSVYCRAEHEDGDGWFVITMLYDDVYERRDGQWYFVKRREHPWYSVDVTERPGPEFMRWPADITLRAAMPHRMPTWRSFWADGDAALPGHLSARP
- a CDS encoding CaiB/BaiF CoA transferase family protein, which produces MEATISVDKVLNGVRVLEVAAWTFVPSAGAVLAEWGAEVIKVEPREGGDPQRGLVTMGIVDEGGGTVNYMIEIPNRGKKSIGVDLSTPVGQDVIRKLAATCDVFLTSYLPSRRKKMGIDVDDIRAANPGIVYVRGSGHGPKGPDSDKPGYDGVSYWARGGIATMLTEGADELVRSRPAFGDLLGGMAIAGGIAAALYKKATTGHGSVVDVSLLGLAAWNLSPDVAVSQIHGGSSIPNYSHADAPNPLVGTYRTKDDRSIQLMMLQLDKFYAEAMRAIGLPELIDDERFADPASRFDNRTELIALMDEVFARRTLAEWREQLSGISGAWGVVQTPEELCHDPAVTANGYVANTTTMNGSPYSLPTNPVQFDERPVVPPGAPEHGQHTEEVLMEAGLDWDTIASYKETGAIL